The following coding sequences lie in one Spinacia oleracea cultivar Varoflay chromosome 1, BTI_SOV_V1, whole genome shotgun sequence genomic window:
- the LOC110799080 gene encoding pentatricopeptide repeat-containing protein At4g02750, giving the protein MRGNGCCRRLMQHSCVRVYRKHFSTISLTSTSIVTPTKSRNFNTQNHSQNKNQLQTPVRDIIKWNTRITNHMRRGHFELALELFSIMPQRTVVSWNAMISGYLSNHRFKDAHKMFDEMPKRDLFSWNLMLNGYVLYQNLASARSFFETMPERDVVSWNTMLSGYARGGFVDEAREMFARMPNKNSISWNGMVAAYVHNGRVDEAAALFESRGGWKLVSWNCLMGGYVKTNRLVEARELFDRMPESDEVSWNTMISAYAQNGQISEAQSLFMRCPSRDVFTWTSMVSGYIRNGMLDEARRSFDQMPEKSVVSWNSIITGYVHNKRIDVARELFESMPTRSISSWNTMISGYAQRGDVAEARSLFNKMPQRDSISWSAMIAGYAQSGHSEEAFHLFVEMNRNRERSNKSVFTCVLSTCADTGVLELGMQMHGQVTKIGYESATYVGNALVAMYCKCGSIEKANCVFQGIIEKDTVSWNTMIAGYARHGFGREALIVFESMTKSGARADDTTMVAVLSACAHAGLADRAKQYFYAMYPDYGLVPSPRHYTCMIDLLGRAGRLDEAQNLVNNMPFSPDAATWGALLGAAKVHGNIELAEKAAENIFEMEPDNSGMYVLLSNLYAASGRWYDVQQMRLKMRDKGVKKVPGYSWLEVQNKIHTFAAGDTNHPEKDRIYAFLEELESRMKQDGYVSSIKLVLHDVDEEEKEHMLKYHSERLAVAYGILTLPKHKPIRVMKNLRICEDCHTAIKHISKLEGRLIIVRDSNRFHHFKQGVCSCGDYW; this is encoded by the exons ATGCGCGGGAATGGTTGTTGCAGGCGATTAATGCAGCACTCCTGTGTTCGTGTTTACAGAAAGCATTTCTCCACAATCTCACTAACCAGCACAAGTATTGTAACTCCAACAAAATCCAGAAACTTTAACACCCAAAATCATTCACAAAACAAAAATCAACTCCAAACTCCAGTCAGAGATATAATCAAATGGAACACCCGGATAACCAATCACATGAGAAGAGGCCATTTCGAATTGGCCCTCGAACTCTTCAGTATAATGCCACAAAGAACTGTAGTTTCTTGGAATGCAATGATTTCTGGGTACTTGTCGAATCATCGCTTTAAAGATGCCCACAAAATGTTTGATGAAATGCCTAAGAGAGACTTGTTTTCTTGGAACTTGATGTTGAATGGTTATGTTCTGTATCAGAATCTAGCTTCTGCTAGATCCTTTTTCGAAACAATGCCTGAAAGAGATGTCGTGTCTTGGAATACAATGCTATCTGGGTATGCCCGTGGTGGGTTTGTAGATGAGGCTAGGGAAATGTTTGCAAGGATGCCAAATAAGAATTCTATATCATGGAATGGAATGGTAGCTGCTTATGTACATAATGGGAGGGTTGATGAAGCTGCTGCATTGTTCGAGTCAAGAGGAGGGTGGAAACTGGTGTCTTGGAATTGTTTGATGGGTGGGTATGTGAAGACCAATAGGTTGGTTGAAGCAAGGGAACTTTTTGACAGGATGCCGGAAAGCGATGAGGTTTCGTGGAATACTATGATATCGGCTTATGCTCAAAACGGACAGATATCAGAAGCTCAGAGTTTGTTTATGAGGTGTCCGAGCAGGGATGTTTTTACATGGACATCAATGGTTTCTGGTTATATACGAAATGGTATGTTGGATGAGGCTCGAAGATCATTTGATCAGATGCCAGAAAAGAGTGTTGTATCATGGAATTCTATAATTACAGGATATGTACATAATAAGAGAATAGATGTAGCTAGGGAACTGTTCGAGTCAATGCCTACTCGTAGTATTAGTTCTTGGAATACGATGATTAGTGGCTATGCACAAAGGGGTGATGTTGCAGAAGCTAGGAGTTTGTTCAATAAGATGCCACAACGAGATTCTATTTCATGGTCAGCAATGATTGCTGGTTATGCTCAAAGTGGTCATAGTGAGGAGGCTTTTCATCTTTTTGTAGAGATGAACAGAAATAGAGAACGGTCAAATAAATCGGTGTTTACCTGCGTTTTAAGCACGTGTGCTGATACTGGTGTTCTAGAATTAGGTATGCAAATGCATGGGCAAGTCACGAAAATAGGATATGAAAGTGCAACCTATGTAGGAAATGCATTGGTTGCTATGTATTGCAAGTGTGGAAGCATTGAAAAAGCAAACTGTGTATTTCAGGGAATAATTGAAAAGGATACTGTTTCATGGAATACTATGATTGCTGGTTATGCAAGACATGGGTTTGGCAGAGAAGCTCTGATAGTATTTGAGTCAATGACTAAATCTGGGGCTAGGGCCGATGATACAACCATG GTAGCCGTGCTGTCAGCCTGTGCTCATGCTGGTTTAGCTGACAGAGCCAAACAATATTTCTATGCTATGTACCCTGATTATGGCTTAGTTCCTAGCCCACGACACTATACATGTATGATTGATCTTCTTGGCCGAGCAGGAAGGTTAGACGAAGCCCAGAATTTGGTGAATAACATGCCATTTTCACCAGATGCTGCAACTTGGGGTGCTTTGCTTGGTGCAGCTAAGGTACATGGGAACATTGAGCTTGCAGAAAAGGCTGCAGAGAATATATTTGAAATGGAGCCTGATAATTCAGGAATGTATGTGCTTCTTTCGAATTTATATGCAGCTTCAGGCAGATGGTATGATGTTCAGCAAATGAGACTGAAAATGAGGGACAAAGGGGTGAAAAAGGTTCCTGGGTATAGTTGGCTTGAAGTGCAAAACAAGATCCATACATTTGCAGCTGGAGATACTAACCACCCAGAAAAGGACAGGATATATGCGTTCTTAGAAGAGTTGGAGTCAAGGATGAAGCAAGATGGATATGTTTCATCCATAAAGTTGGTGTTACATGATGTTGATGAGGAGGAAAAAGAGCATATGCTCAAATATCATAGTGAAAGACTAGCTGTTGCTTATGGGATTTTGACTTTACCGAAGCACAAACCAATACGCGTTATGAAAAACCTGAGAATTTGCGAAGATTGCCATACAGCTATTAAGCACATCTCGAAGCTTGAAGGACGGTTGATAATAGTAAGGGATTCTAATCGGTTTCACCACTTTAAGCAAGGAGTATGTTCTTGTGGGGATTATTGGTGA
- the LOC110799079 gene encoding syntaxin-61 isoform X1, whose product MSAQDPFYIVKEEIQESIDKLLSSFRQWEHAVYGSKEQAHVTDELRTGCESIEWQVDELDKAVSVAAKDPAYYGIDEGELERRRRWTRTARDQVGAVKKKVSAGKELSYHDSHLELMRLPMEHPHQTESSNQYGHHNDDYISSESDRQLLLIKQQDEELDELSASVQRIGHVGLTIHDELRAQEKIIDDLGVEMDSTSNRLDFLQKKVAIVMKKAGAKGQLMMILFLVVLFIVLFILVFFT is encoded by the exons ATGTCCGCTCAAGATCCATTTTACATTGTAAAAGAGGAGATCCAAGAATCC ATTGATAAGCTGTTATCGAGCTTTCGACAATGGGAGCATGCTGTTTATGGTAGTAAAGAGCAAGCGCACGTGACTGATGAGTTGCGTACTGGTTGTGAGAGCATTGAGTGGCAG GTTGATGAGCTGGACAAAGCAGTTTCTGTGGCTGCGAAAGATCCTGCCTACTATGGTATTGATGAGGGTGAGCTTGAAAGACGTCGCAGATGGACCAGAACAGCACGTGATCAG GTGGGCGCTGTGAAGAAAAAAGTATCAGCTGGAAAGGAGCTGAGCTACCATGACTCTCACTTGGAACTGATGAGGCTTCCAATGGAACACCCACATCAGACAGAAAGTTCCAACCAATATGGGCATCACAATGATGACTACATATCATCAGAGTCAGATAGACAACTGCTTCTAATAAA ACAACAGGATGAAGAGCTTGATGAACTGAGTGCCAGTGTTCAGAGAATTGGACATGTTGGGCTTACTATTCACGATGAATTACGTGCACAG GAAAAGATAATCGATGATTTGGGTGTTGAAATGGACAGCACTTCAAATCGGCTGGATTTTCTTCAG AAAAAGGTGGCAATTGTTATGAAAAAGGCTGGAGCCAAGGGACAGTTAATGATGATATTGTTCTTGGTTGTTCTGTTTATAGTACTATTCATTCTTGTTTTCTTTACTTGA
- the LOC110799079 gene encoding syntaxin-61 isoform X2, whose amino-acid sequence MSCVLVVRALSGRKVDELDKAVSVAAKDPAYYGIDEGELERRRRWTRTARDQVGAVKKKVSAGKELSYHDSHLELMRLPMEHPHQTESSNQYGHHNDDYISSESDRQLLLIKQQDEELDELSASVQRIGHVGLTIHDELRAQEKIIDDLGVEMDSTSNRLDFLQKKVAIVMKKAGAKGQLMMILFLVVLFIVLFILVFFT is encoded by the exons ATGAGTTGCGTACTGGTTGTGAGAGCATTGAGTGGCAG GAAGGTTGATGAGCTGGACAAAGCAGTTTCTGTGGCTGCGAAAGATCCTGCCTACTATGGTATTGATGAGGGTGAGCTTGAAAGACGTCGCAGATGGACCAGAACAGCACGTGATCAG GTGGGCGCTGTGAAGAAAAAAGTATCAGCTGGAAAGGAGCTGAGCTACCATGACTCTCACTTGGAACTGATGAGGCTTCCAATGGAACACCCACATCAGACAGAAAGTTCCAACCAATATGGGCATCACAATGATGACTACATATCATCAGAGTCAGATAGACAACTGCTTCTAATAAA ACAACAGGATGAAGAGCTTGATGAACTGAGTGCCAGTGTTCAGAGAATTGGACATGTTGGGCTTACTATTCACGATGAATTACGTGCACAG GAAAAGATAATCGATGATTTGGGTGTTGAAATGGACAGCACTTCAAATCGGCTGGATTTTCTTCAG AAAAAGGTGGCAATTGTTATGAAAAAGGCTGGAGCCAAGGGACAGTTAATGATGATATTGTTCTTGGTTGTTCTGTTTATAGTACTATTCATTCTTGTTTTCTTTACTTGA
- the LOC110799070 gene encoding uncharacterized protein: MAVQDSFYIVKEKTQLSTLNSLKPILKLLYCSICSSFSDKSDTKNGFQLKFGNTTMLSNILFEELHKRLQSMDIKVGLAVLPVNGNDSAEELLMILRCCVLLVRLHPYDQILIEKLQFGVSLLRRLSFQRILTRSQSNYAGCTESSSLDFNANPSNLYLQQMQEVYLDEVFAERPFMECIGISDSVPSTFHDQAMCPSIQIESVLDIIAAHFLISFSGEDVLQTFMESLVWTNKNVVSSRELSLPVALSLINHPVMMSSSILLRSHLIYLASEVIGICDFTPKSGPNVKCWEGYQYTLFDSVTLYYEHMSKLMTGSCSPGSIVQNPIESHFHSDIHDRIIFMLVDWDNAWRARARNSGIFNKTLSSMEIDAISYIEMNIYLVDETYRDNVCFFLGKLIRELVSVEIDQASLQSFEEMTVHEFYLLASILKLMSCSLLQANRSDKILSCLIAFLKKRDTLPGHGVMSFFAQNKFCLPIEVQNFIVGALKSNLSTCEEFEFMFVHFAGLLSFSIVSGLHILMKGCLFLMLILANSLALELRTESPTCVPSKVSVASSFGTSQKDTLALDLRTEPPTCVPSSSSGTSQKIRVRKTSSHRVASCFRKERQKVLRVINPDDPDLSDEETCNGEKYLRSLNVSQKDIDELADFLVCSPWRDYNARLEYSNKLRHRRAMVRARRLRRKKMQAFGFVRKWKK, translated from the exons ATGGCCGTTCAAGATTCATTTTACATTGTAAAAGAGAAGACCCAGTTATCC ACGCTGAACAGTTTGAAGCCTATCCTTAAACTATTGTATTGCTCGATATGTTCATCTTTCAGTGATAAGAGTGATACCAAAAATGGTTTCCAGCTCAAATTTGGAAATACGACTATGTTGTCCAATATCTTGTTTGAAGAGCTCCATAAAAGGTTACAATCCATGGATATAAAGGTTGGATTGGCTGTATTACCTGTTAATGGGAACGATTCAGCGGAAGAGTTGCTTATGATTTTAAGATGTTGTGTTCTCTTGGTGAGGCTGCATCCATATGATCAAATCCTTATAGAGAAACTCCAGTTTGGTGTTTCTTTACTTCGCCGATTGTCTTTTCAACGGATATTGACTCGTTCTCAAAGTAATTATGCTGGCTGTACAGAGTCATCTTCTCTTGATTTCAATGCCAACCCATCTAACTTGTATTTACAACAAATGCAGGAG GTCTATTTGGATGAGGTGTTTGCAGAGAGACCGTTCATGGAGTGTATTGGGATTTCAGACTCTGTCCCTTCCACTTTTCATGACCAGGCTATGTGCCCTTCTATACAGATTGAGAGTGTCCTTGACATTATAGCTGCTCATTTTCTTATATCATTTTCTGGAGAAGACGTCCTTCAAACTTTTATGGAAAGTCTAGTTTGGACAAATAAAAATGTTGTTTCTTCTCGTGAACTGAGCTTGCCTGTGGCGTTATCATTGATCAATCACCCTGTCATGATGTCTTCCTCAATACTTCTTCGTTCACATCTGATATATTTGGCGTCCGAAGTTATTGGCATCTGTGATTTTACCCCCAAATCGGGCCCAAATGTGAAATGTTGGGAAGGATATCAATATACGCTTTTTGACTCGGTCACTTTGTACTATGAACATATGTCTAAATTGATGACTGGTTCTTGTTCCCCTGGGAGCATTGTCCAAAACCCTATTGAGTCACATTTCCACTCTGACATTCATGATAGAATCATCTTTATGCTTGTTGATTGGGATAATGCCTGGAGAGCACGAGCACGTAACAGTGGGATTTTTAACAAGACACTCTCTAGCATGGAAATTGATGCTATTTCCTACATAGAGATGAATATTTATTTAGTGGATGAAACTTACAGAGATAATGTGTGCTTCTTTCTTGGTAAATTGATAAGAGAACTTGTTTCTGTTGAAATTGATCAAGCATCTTTGCAAAGTTTTGAGGAAATGACAGTGCACGAATTTTACCTGCTTGCTTCTATATTGAAGCTGATGAGCTGCTCTTTGTTGCAAGCTAATCGCTCAGATAAGATTTTGAGTTGTTTGATAGCATTCTTGAAGAAAAGAGACACACTTCCAGGTCACGGTGTGATGAGTTTTTTCGCACAGAACAAGTTCTGCTTACCAATTGAAGTCCAAAATTTCATAGTTGGTGCCCTGAAATCAAATTTATCTACATGTGAAGAATTTGAGTTCATGTTTGTGCATTTTGCTGGCCTTTTGTCATTTTCCATAGTCAGTGGGTTGCACATCCTAATGAAGGGATGCTTATTCTTAATGCTGATTCTCGCAAATAGTTTAGCTTTGGAATTAAGAACCGAATCACCCACATGTGTGCCTTCAAAGGTCTCTGTTGCTAGTTCTTTTGGTACATCTCAAAAGGATACTTTAGCTTTGGATTTAAGAACTGAGCCACCCACATGTGTGCCTTCTAGTTCTTCTGGTACATCTCAAAAG ATTCGTGTACGAAAGACATCTAGCCACAGAGTTGCATCATGCTTTCGGAAAGAAAGGCAAAAGGTGTTGAG GGTAATAAATCCCGATGATCCAGATTTATCAGATGAGGAAACTTGCAATGGGGAGAAATACCTCAGGAGCCTTAACGTGAGTCAGAAGGATATTGACGAGCTTGCTGATTTTCTCGTGTGCAGTCCATGGAGAGACTACAATGCTCGTTTAGAATACAGTAATAAATTAAGGCACAGGAGAGCTATGGTGCGTGCTAGGCGACTGCGGCGGAAGAAGATGCAGGCTTTCGGTTTTGTTAGAAAGTGGAAGAAGTAA